The Coffea arabica cultivar ET-39 chromosome 8e, Coffea Arabica ET-39 HiFi, whole genome shotgun sequence genome window below encodes:
- the LOC140012515 gene encoding replication protein A 70 kDa DNA-binding subunit B-like isoform X6: MLFHFFIRRWILSFGFMASVFYLRFLLFYPAIGVRRITRWILCPFPGISSLLPSNWRYLINAPSFFPRALPEIFSFLPSNWRRITRWILSFGFMASVLYLGFLLFCPAIGGMATAAASTVSFVPELGAIPSVAAAPKLLRISNVSESTRGWMTLVHVVEADRVKVASHGSISKSFRLFRFGDSQGIKVSAIVYDDNVPCVDGLLLPFRKYYISNAEIRRLAELPPDCFYPFYWVINSDTSIREATDVGLPVLPFYFGLRSYDSLHFVADTNNLINIMGVVVNSLPARDVYVEGILRRERDIIIVDQGKRPIILTLFGDYESIEGRAIENLMHAMPIIIAIRVRVTTKKCLSLSIHPSSIVLVCPDVLEAKLLDAWCTDNISELVRLVFDERAYLDPTVLLPPVRDLTVTTIADVLSCDPFDWGNAWIKGHVEVAWPCARSWHMACPHCYELYDYATTLGTLCLSCGLGIYAFPRAWIRLTVHDDTGYVNVIALGAEAERLIGVSAVYMYASTDDENFALYCRVSRQIKRSKLLLYIKRSTDVIRTETTTRYTVVACYPA, from the exons atgcttttccatttttttattaGACGATGGATTTTATCCTTTGGATTTATGGCCTCCGTCTTTTAcctgagatttcttctcttctaCCCAGCAATTGGAG TAAGGCGTATTACACGATGGATTTTATGTCCTTTTCCTGGGATTTCTTCTCTTCTGCCCAGCAATTGGAGGTATCTCATTAATGCACCCTCGTTTTTCCCACGTGCTTTACCtgagattttttcttttctacccAGCAATTGGAG GCGTATTACACGATGGATTTTATCCTTTGGATTTATGGCCTCCGTCCTTTACCTGGGATTTCTTCTCTTCTGCCCAGCAATTGGAG GAATGGCAACTGCTGCTGCTTCCACTGTTAGTTTTGTACCCGAGCTTGGTGCCATTCCAT CCGTTGCTGCTGCGCCTAAGCTTCTTCGCATATCAAATGTCTCTGAATCTACACGTGGTTGGATGACCTTGGTTCATGTTGTTGAGGCTGATCGTGTCAAGGTTGCTAGCCATGGATCGATTTCGAAGTCGTTCCGTTTATTTCGGTTTGGCGATTCGCAG GGTATTAAAGTGTCTGCCATTGTTTATGATGACAACGTTCCTTGTGTGGATGGGCTTCTTCTTCCATTTAGGAAGTATTATATATCGAATGCTGAGATCCGCCGGCTTGCCGAGCTCCCCCCAGATTGTTTTTATCCCTTTTACTGGGTGATTAATTCTGATACTTCTATTAGAGAGGCTACTGATGTTGGGCTTCCTGTTCTGCCTTTTTATTTTGGCCTGCGCTCTTACGATTCTTTGCACTTTGTTGCTGACACTAATAACCTCATAA ATATCATGGGGGTGGTGGTTAATTCTTTGCCTGCACGGGACGTTTATGTGGAAGGAATCCTTCGCCGTGAGAGAGATATTATTATAGTTGACCAGGG GAAGCGTCCCATCATCTTGACCCTATTTGGTGACTATGAATCTATTGAGGGGCGAGCTATCGAAAATTTAATGCATGCTATGCCTATTATCATTGCTATCAGGGTTAGGGTGACTACAAAAAAAT GTTTGTCTTTGTCGATTCATCCCTCATCTATTGTTCTTGTTTGTCCTGATGTTTTGGAGGCAAAGTTGCTTGAtgcttg GTGTACTGATAACATTTCTGAGTTGGTTCGTTTGGTTTTTGACGAGCGCGCTTACTTGGACCCTACTGTCTTGCTCCCCCCTGTTCGTGATCTCACTGTTACTACCATTGCCGATGTTCTGTCCTGTGACCCCTTC GATTGGGGAAATGCGTGGATTAAGGGCCATGTTGAGGTTGCTTGGCCTTGTGCTCGCTCTTGGCATATGGCATGTCCCCATTGTTATGAACTCTATGATTATGCTACAACCCTTGGAACTCTATGTCTTTCTTGTGGCCTGGGAATATATGCTTTCCCTAG AGCATGGATTAGGCTTACTGTTCATGATGATACTGGGTATGTGAATGTTATTGCGCTGGGCGCTGAAGCTGAGAGGCTAATTGGTGTTAGTGCCGTTTACATGTATGCGTCTACTGATGATGAG AATTTTGCGTTGTACTGCCGTGTGTCTCGGCAAATTAAACGCTCAAAGCTCTTGCTCTACATTAAGCGTTCTACTGATGTGATCAGAACAGAGACCACAACTAGATACACTGTTGTTGCCTGCTACCCAGCTTAG
- the LOC140012515 gene encoding replication protein A 70 kDa DNA-binding subunit B-like isoform X7: protein MLFHFFIRRWILSFGFMASVFYLRFLLFYPAIGGMATAAASTVSFVPELGAIPCEPFDASSAVAAAPKLLRISNVSESTRGWMTLVHVVEADRVKVASHGSISKSFRLFRFGDSQGIKVSAIVYDDNVPCVDGLLLPFRKYYISNAEIRRLAELPPDCFYPFYWVINSDTSIREATDVGLPVLPFYFGLRSYDSLHFVADTNNLINIMGVVVNSLPARDVYVEGILRRERDIIIVDQGKRPIILTLFGDYESIEGRAIENLMHAMPIIIAIRVRVTTKKCLSLSIHPSSIVLVCPDVLEAKLLDAWCTDNISELVRLVFDERAYLDPTVLLPPVRDLTVTTIADVLSCDPFDWGNAWIKGHVEVAWPCARSWHMACPHCYELYDYATTLGTLCLSCGLGIYAFPRAWIRLTVHDDTGYVNVIALGAEAERLIGVSAVYMYASTDDENFALYCRVSRQIKRSKLLLYIKRSTDVIRTETTTRYTVVACYPA from the exons atgcttttccatttttttattaGACGATGGATTTTATCCTTTGGATTTATGGCCTCCGTCTTTTAcctgagatttcttctcttctaCCCAGCAATTGGAG GAATGGCAACTGCTGCTGCTTCCACTGTTAGTTTTGTACCCGAGCTTGGTGCCATTCCATGTGAGCCTTTTGACGCATCTTCAG CCGTTGCTGCTGCGCCTAAGCTTCTTCGCATATCAAATGTCTCTGAATCTACACGTGGTTGGATGACCTTGGTTCATGTTGTTGAGGCTGATCGTGTCAAGGTTGCTAGCCATGGATCGATTTCGAAGTCGTTCCGTTTATTTCGGTTTGGCGATTCGCAG GGTATTAAAGTGTCTGCCATTGTTTATGATGACAACGTTCCTTGTGTGGATGGGCTTCTTCTTCCATTTAGGAAGTATTATATATCGAATGCTGAGATCCGCCGGCTTGCCGAGCTCCCCCCAGATTGTTTTTATCCCTTTTACTGGGTGATTAATTCTGATACTTCTATTAGAGAGGCTACTGATGTTGGGCTTCCTGTTCTGCCTTTTTATTTTGGCCTGCGCTCTTACGATTCTTTGCACTTTGTTGCTGACACTAATAACCTCATAA ATATCATGGGGGTGGTGGTTAATTCTTTGCCTGCACGGGACGTTTATGTGGAAGGAATCCTTCGCCGTGAGAGAGATATTATTATAGTTGACCAGGG GAAGCGTCCCATCATCTTGACCCTATTTGGTGACTATGAATCTATTGAGGGGCGAGCTATCGAAAATTTAATGCATGCTATGCCTATTATCATTGCTATCAGGGTTAGGGTGACTACAAAAAAAT GTTTGTCTTTGTCGATTCATCCCTCATCTATTGTTCTTGTTTGTCCTGATGTTTTGGAGGCAAAGTTGCTTGAtgcttg GTGTACTGATAACATTTCTGAGTTGGTTCGTTTGGTTTTTGACGAGCGCGCTTACTTGGACCCTACTGTCTTGCTCCCCCCTGTTCGTGATCTCACTGTTACTACCATTGCCGATGTTCTGTCCTGTGACCCCTTC GATTGGGGAAATGCGTGGATTAAGGGCCATGTTGAGGTTGCTTGGCCTTGTGCTCGCTCTTGGCATATGGCATGTCCCCATTGTTATGAACTCTATGATTATGCTACAACCCTTGGAACTCTATGTCTTTCTTGTGGCCTGGGAATATATGCTTTCCCTAG AGCATGGATTAGGCTTACTGTTCATGATGATACTGGGTATGTGAATGTTATTGCGCTGGGCGCTGAAGCTGAGAGGCTAATTGGTGTTAGTGCCGTTTACATGTATGCGTCTACTGATGATGAG AATTTTGCGTTGTACTGCCGTGTGTCTCGGCAAATTAAACGCTCAAAGCTCTTGCTCTACATTAAGCGTTCTACTGATGTGATCAGAACAGAGACCACAACTAGATACACTGTTGTTGCCTGCTACCCAGCTTAG
- the LOC140012515 gene encoding replication protein A 70 kDa DNA-binding subunit B-like isoform X8: MLFHFFIRRWILSFGFMASVFYLRFLLFYPAIGGMATAAASTVSFVPELGAIPSVAAAPKLLRISNVSESTRGWMTLVHVVEADRVKVASHGSISKSFRLFRFGDSQGIKVSAIVYDDNVPCVDGLLLPFRKYYISNAEIRRLAELPPDCFYPFYWVINSDTSIREATDVGLPVLPFYFGLRSYDSLHFVADTNNLINIMGVVVNSLPARDVYVEGILRRERDIIIVDQGKRPIILTLFGDYESIEGRAIENLMHAMPIIIAIRVRVTTKKCLSLSIHPSSIVLVCPDVLEAKLLDAWCTDNISELVRLVFDERAYLDPTVLLPPVRDLTVTTIADVLSCDPFDWGNAWIKGHVEVAWPCARSWHMACPHCYELYDYATTLGTLCLSCGLGIYAFPRAWIRLTVHDDTGYVNVIALGAEAERLIGVSAVYMYASTDDENFALYCRVSRQIKRSKLLLYIKRSTDVIRTETTTRYTVVACYPA; the protein is encoded by the exons atgcttttccatttttttattaGACGATGGATTTTATCCTTTGGATTTATGGCCTCCGTCTTTTAcctgagatttcttctcttctaCCCAGCAATTGGAG GAATGGCAACTGCTGCTGCTTCCACTGTTAGTTTTGTACCCGAGCTTGGTGCCATTCCAT CCGTTGCTGCTGCGCCTAAGCTTCTTCGCATATCAAATGTCTCTGAATCTACACGTGGTTGGATGACCTTGGTTCATGTTGTTGAGGCTGATCGTGTCAAGGTTGCTAGCCATGGATCGATTTCGAAGTCGTTCCGTTTATTTCGGTTTGGCGATTCGCAG GGTATTAAAGTGTCTGCCATTGTTTATGATGACAACGTTCCTTGTGTGGATGGGCTTCTTCTTCCATTTAGGAAGTATTATATATCGAATGCTGAGATCCGCCGGCTTGCCGAGCTCCCCCCAGATTGTTTTTATCCCTTTTACTGGGTGATTAATTCTGATACTTCTATTAGAGAGGCTACTGATGTTGGGCTTCCTGTTCTGCCTTTTTATTTTGGCCTGCGCTCTTACGATTCTTTGCACTTTGTTGCTGACACTAATAACCTCATAA ATATCATGGGGGTGGTGGTTAATTCTTTGCCTGCACGGGACGTTTATGTGGAAGGAATCCTTCGCCGTGAGAGAGATATTATTATAGTTGACCAGGG GAAGCGTCCCATCATCTTGACCCTATTTGGTGACTATGAATCTATTGAGGGGCGAGCTATCGAAAATTTAATGCATGCTATGCCTATTATCATTGCTATCAGGGTTAGGGTGACTACAAAAAAAT GTTTGTCTTTGTCGATTCATCCCTCATCTATTGTTCTTGTTTGTCCTGATGTTTTGGAGGCAAAGTTGCTTGAtgcttg GTGTACTGATAACATTTCTGAGTTGGTTCGTTTGGTTTTTGACGAGCGCGCTTACTTGGACCCTACTGTCTTGCTCCCCCCTGTTCGTGATCTCACTGTTACTACCATTGCCGATGTTCTGTCCTGTGACCCCTTC GATTGGGGAAATGCGTGGATTAAGGGCCATGTTGAGGTTGCTTGGCCTTGTGCTCGCTCTTGGCATATGGCATGTCCCCATTGTTATGAACTCTATGATTATGCTACAACCCTTGGAACTCTATGTCTTTCTTGTGGCCTGGGAATATATGCTTTCCCTAG AGCATGGATTAGGCTTACTGTTCATGATGATACTGGGTATGTGAATGTTATTGCGCTGGGCGCTGAAGCTGAGAGGCTAATTGGTGTTAGTGCCGTTTACATGTATGCGTCTACTGATGATGAG AATTTTGCGTTGTACTGCCGTGTGTCTCGGCAAATTAAACGCTCAAAGCTCTTGCTCTACATTAAGCGTTCTACTGATGTGATCAGAACAGAGACCACAACTAGATACACTGTTGTTGCCTGCTACCCAGCTTAG
- the LOC140012515 gene encoding replication protein A 70 kDa DNA-binding subunit B-like isoform X5 — translation MLFHFFIRRWILSFGFMASVFYLRFLLFYPAIGVRRITRWILCPFPGISSLLPSNWRYLINAPSFFPRALPEIFSFLPSNWRRITRWILSFGFMASVLYLGFLLFCPAIGGISLMHPRFSHVLYLRFFLFYPAIGGMATAAASTVSFVPELGAIPCEPFDASSAVAAAPKLLRISNVSESTRGWMTLVHVVEADRVKVASHGSISKSFRLFRFGDSQGIKVSAIVYDDNVPCVDGLLLPFRKYYISNAEIRRLAELPPDCFYPFYWVINSDTSIREATDVGLPVLPFYFGLRSYDSLHFVADTNNLINIMGVVVNSLPARDVYVEGILRRERDIIIVDQGKRPIILTLFGDYESIEGRAIENLMHAMPIIIAIRVRVTTKKCLSLSIHPSSIVLVCPDVLEAKLLDAWCTDNISELVRLVFDERAYLDPTVLLPPVRDLTVTTIADVLSCDPFDWGNAWIKGHVEVAWPCARSWHMACPHCYELYDYATTLGTLCLSCGLGIYAFPRAWIRLTVHDDTGYVNVIALGAEAERLIGVSAVYMYASTDDEFLTEFCVVLPCVSAN, via the exons atgcttttccatttttttattaGACGATGGATTTTATCCTTTGGATTTATGGCCTCCGTCTTTTAcctgagatttcttctcttctaCCCAGCAATTGGAG TAAGGCGTATTACACGATGGATTTTATGTCCTTTTCCTGGGATTTCTTCTCTTCTGCCCAGCAATTGGAGGTATCTCATTAATGCACCCTCGTTTTTCCCACGTGCTTTACCtgagattttttcttttctacccAGCAATTGGAG GCGTATTACACGATGGATTTTATCCTTTGGATTTATGGCCTCCGTCCTTTACCTGGGATTTCTTCTCTTCTGCCCAGCAATTGGAGGTATCTCATTAATGCACCCTCGTTTTTCCCACGTGCTTTACCtgagattttttcttttctacccAGCAATTGGAG GAATGGCAACTGCTGCTGCTTCCACTGTTAGTTTTGTACCCGAGCTTGGTGCCATTCCATGTGAGCCTTTTGACGCATCTTCAG CCGTTGCTGCTGCGCCTAAGCTTCTTCGCATATCAAATGTCTCTGAATCTACACGTGGTTGGATGACCTTGGTTCATGTTGTTGAGGCTGATCGTGTCAAGGTTGCTAGCCATGGATCGATTTCGAAGTCGTTCCGTTTATTTCGGTTTGGCGATTCGCAG GGTATTAAAGTGTCTGCCATTGTTTATGATGACAACGTTCCTTGTGTGGATGGGCTTCTTCTTCCATTTAGGAAGTATTATATATCGAATGCTGAGATCCGCCGGCTTGCCGAGCTCCCCCCAGATTGTTTTTATCCCTTTTACTGGGTGATTAATTCTGATACTTCTATTAGAGAGGCTACTGATGTTGGGCTTCCTGTTCTGCCTTTTTATTTTGGCCTGCGCTCTTACGATTCTTTGCACTTTGTTGCTGACACTAATAACCTCATAA ATATCATGGGGGTGGTGGTTAATTCTTTGCCTGCACGGGACGTTTATGTGGAAGGAATCCTTCGCCGTGAGAGAGATATTATTATAGTTGACCAGGG GAAGCGTCCCATCATCTTGACCCTATTTGGTGACTATGAATCTATTGAGGGGCGAGCTATCGAAAATTTAATGCATGCTATGCCTATTATCATTGCTATCAGGGTTAGGGTGACTACAAAAAAAT GTTTGTCTTTGTCGATTCATCCCTCATCTATTGTTCTTGTTTGTCCTGATGTTTTGGAGGCAAAGTTGCTTGAtgcttg GTGTACTGATAACATTTCTGAGTTGGTTCGTTTGGTTTTTGACGAGCGCGCTTACTTGGACCCTACTGTCTTGCTCCCCCCTGTTCGTGATCTCACTGTTACTACCATTGCCGATGTTCTGTCCTGTGACCCCTTC GATTGGGGAAATGCGTGGATTAAGGGCCATGTTGAGGTTGCTTGGCCTTGTGCTCGCTCTTGGCATATGGCATGTCCCCATTGTTATGAACTCTATGATTATGCTACAACCCTTGGAACTCTATGTCTTTCTTGTGGCCTGGGAATATATGCTTTCCCTAG AGCATGGATTAGGCTTACTGTTCATGATGATACTGGGTATGTGAATGTTATTGCGCTGGGCGCTGAAGCTGAGAGGCTAATTGGTGTTAGTGCCGTTTACATGTATGCGTCTACTGATGATGAG TTTCTTACAGAATTTTGCGTTGTACTGCCGTGTGTCTCGGCAAATTAA
- the LOC140012515 gene encoding replication protein A 70 kDa DNA-binding subunit B-like isoform X1, whose translation MLFHFFIRRWILSFGFMASVFYLRFLLFYPAIGVRRITRWILCPFPGISSLLPSNWRYLINAPSFFPRALPEIFSFLPSNWRRITRWILSFGFMASVLYLGFLLFCPAIGGISLMHPRFSHVLYLRFFLFYPAIGGMATAAASTVSFVPELGAIPCEPFDASSAVAAAPKLLRISNVSESTRGWMTLVHVVEADRVKVASHGSISKSFRLFRFGDSQGIKVSAIVYDDNVPCVDGLLLPFRKYYISNAEIRRLAELPPDCFYPFYWVINSDTSIREATDVGLPVLPFYFGLRSYDSLHFVADTNNLINIMGVVVNSLPARDVYVEGILRRERDIIIVDQGKRPIILTLFGDYESIEGRAIENLMHAMPIIIAIRVRVTTKKCLSLSIHPSSIVLVCPDVLEAKLLDAWCTDNISELVRLVFDERAYLDPTVLLPPVRDLTVTTIADVLSCDPFDWGNAWIKGHVEVAWPCARSWHMACPHCYELYDYATTLGTLCLSCGLGIYAFPRAWIRLTVHDDTGYVNVIALGAEAERLIGVSAVYMYASTDDENFALYCRVSRQIKRSKLLLYIKRSTDVIRTETTTRYTVVACYPA comes from the exons atgcttttccatttttttattaGACGATGGATTTTATCCTTTGGATTTATGGCCTCCGTCTTTTAcctgagatttcttctcttctaCCCAGCAATTGGAG TAAGGCGTATTACACGATGGATTTTATGTCCTTTTCCTGGGATTTCTTCTCTTCTGCCCAGCAATTGGAGGTATCTCATTAATGCACCCTCGTTTTTCCCACGTGCTTTACCtgagattttttcttttctacccAGCAATTGGAG GCGTATTACACGATGGATTTTATCCTTTGGATTTATGGCCTCCGTCCTTTACCTGGGATTTCTTCTCTTCTGCCCAGCAATTGGAGGTATCTCATTAATGCACCCTCGTTTTTCCCACGTGCTTTACCtgagattttttcttttctacccAGCAATTGGAG GAATGGCAACTGCTGCTGCTTCCACTGTTAGTTTTGTACCCGAGCTTGGTGCCATTCCATGTGAGCCTTTTGACGCATCTTCAG CCGTTGCTGCTGCGCCTAAGCTTCTTCGCATATCAAATGTCTCTGAATCTACACGTGGTTGGATGACCTTGGTTCATGTTGTTGAGGCTGATCGTGTCAAGGTTGCTAGCCATGGATCGATTTCGAAGTCGTTCCGTTTATTTCGGTTTGGCGATTCGCAG GGTATTAAAGTGTCTGCCATTGTTTATGATGACAACGTTCCTTGTGTGGATGGGCTTCTTCTTCCATTTAGGAAGTATTATATATCGAATGCTGAGATCCGCCGGCTTGCCGAGCTCCCCCCAGATTGTTTTTATCCCTTTTACTGGGTGATTAATTCTGATACTTCTATTAGAGAGGCTACTGATGTTGGGCTTCCTGTTCTGCCTTTTTATTTTGGCCTGCGCTCTTACGATTCTTTGCACTTTGTTGCTGACACTAATAACCTCATAA ATATCATGGGGGTGGTGGTTAATTCTTTGCCTGCACGGGACGTTTATGTGGAAGGAATCCTTCGCCGTGAGAGAGATATTATTATAGTTGACCAGGG GAAGCGTCCCATCATCTTGACCCTATTTGGTGACTATGAATCTATTGAGGGGCGAGCTATCGAAAATTTAATGCATGCTATGCCTATTATCATTGCTATCAGGGTTAGGGTGACTACAAAAAAAT GTTTGTCTTTGTCGATTCATCCCTCATCTATTGTTCTTGTTTGTCCTGATGTTTTGGAGGCAAAGTTGCTTGAtgcttg GTGTACTGATAACATTTCTGAGTTGGTTCGTTTGGTTTTTGACGAGCGCGCTTACTTGGACCCTACTGTCTTGCTCCCCCCTGTTCGTGATCTCACTGTTACTACCATTGCCGATGTTCTGTCCTGTGACCCCTTC GATTGGGGAAATGCGTGGATTAAGGGCCATGTTGAGGTTGCTTGGCCTTGTGCTCGCTCTTGGCATATGGCATGTCCCCATTGTTATGAACTCTATGATTATGCTACAACCCTTGGAACTCTATGTCTTTCTTGTGGCCTGGGAATATATGCTTTCCCTAG AGCATGGATTAGGCTTACTGTTCATGATGATACTGGGTATGTGAATGTTATTGCGCTGGGCGCTGAAGCTGAGAGGCTAATTGGTGTTAGTGCCGTTTACATGTATGCGTCTACTGATGATGAG AATTTTGCGTTGTACTGCCGTGTGTCTCGGCAAATTAAACGCTCAAAGCTCTTGCTCTACATTAAGCGTTCTACTGATGTGATCAGAACAGAGACCACAACTAGATACACTGTTGTTGCCTGCTACCCAGCTTAG
- the LOC140012515 gene encoding replication protein A 70 kDa DNA-binding subunit B-like isoform X2 — protein sequence MLFHFFIRRWILSFGFMASVFYLRFLLFYPAIGVRRITRWILCPFPGISSLLPSNWRYLINAPSFFPRALPEIFSFLPSNWRRITRWILSFGFMASVLYLGFLLFCPAIGGISLMHPRFSHVLYLRFFLFYPAIGGMATAAASTVSFVPELGAIPSVAAAPKLLRISNVSESTRGWMTLVHVVEADRVKVASHGSISKSFRLFRFGDSQGIKVSAIVYDDNVPCVDGLLLPFRKYYISNAEIRRLAELPPDCFYPFYWVINSDTSIREATDVGLPVLPFYFGLRSYDSLHFVADTNNLINIMGVVVNSLPARDVYVEGILRRERDIIIVDQGKRPIILTLFGDYESIEGRAIENLMHAMPIIIAIRVRVTTKKCLSLSIHPSSIVLVCPDVLEAKLLDAWCTDNISELVRLVFDERAYLDPTVLLPPVRDLTVTTIADVLSCDPFDWGNAWIKGHVEVAWPCARSWHMACPHCYELYDYATTLGTLCLSCGLGIYAFPRAWIRLTVHDDTGYVNVIALGAEAERLIGVSAVYMYASTDDENFALYCRVSRQIKRSKLLLYIKRSTDVIRTETTTRYTVVACYPA from the exons atgcttttccatttttttattaGACGATGGATTTTATCCTTTGGATTTATGGCCTCCGTCTTTTAcctgagatttcttctcttctaCCCAGCAATTGGAG TAAGGCGTATTACACGATGGATTTTATGTCCTTTTCCTGGGATTTCTTCTCTTCTGCCCAGCAATTGGAGGTATCTCATTAATGCACCCTCGTTTTTCCCACGTGCTTTACCtgagattttttcttttctacccAGCAATTGGAG GCGTATTACACGATGGATTTTATCCTTTGGATTTATGGCCTCCGTCCTTTACCTGGGATTTCTTCTCTTCTGCCCAGCAATTGGAGGTATCTCATTAATGCACCCTCGTTTTTCCCACGTGCTTTACCtgagattttttcttttctacccAGCAATTGGAG GAATGGCAACTGCTGCTGCTTCCACTGTTAGTTTTGTACCCGAGCTTGGTGCCATTCCAT CCGTTGCTGCTGCGCCTAAGCTTCTTCGCATATCAAATGTCTCTGAATCTACACGTGGTTGGATGACCTTGGTTCATGTTGTTGAGGCTGATCGTGTCAAGGTTGCTAGCCATGGATCGATTTCGAAGTCGTTCCGTTTATTTCGGTTTGGCGATTCGCAG GGTATTAAAGTGTCTGCCATTGTTTATGATGACAACGTTCCTTGTGTGGATGGGCTTCTTCTTCCATTTAGGAAGTATTATATATCGAATGCTGAGATCCGCCGGCTTGCCGAGCTCCCCCCAGATTGTTTTTATCCCTTTTACTGGGTGATTAATTCTGATACTTCTATTAGAGAGGCTACTGATGTTGGGCTTCCTGTTCTGCCTTTTTATTTTGGCCTGCGCTCTTACGATTCTTTGCACTTTGTTGCTGACACTAATAACCTCATAA ATATCATGGGGGTGGTGGTTAATTCTTTGCCTGCACGGGACGTTTATGTGGAAGGAATCCTTCGCCGTGAGAGAGATATTATTATAGTTGACCAGGG GAAGCGTCCCATCATCTTGACCCTATTTGGTGACTATGAATCTATTGAGGGGCGAGCTATCGAAAATTTAATGCATGCTATGCCTATTATCATTGCTATCAGGGTTAGGGTGACTACAAAAAAAT GTTTGTCTTTGTCGATTCATCCCTCATCTATTGTTCTTGTTTGTCCTGATGTTTTGGAGGCAAAGTTGCTTGAtgcttg GTGTACTGATAACATTTCTGAGTTGGTTCGTTTGGTTTTTGACGAGCGCGCTTACTTGGACCCTACTGTCTTGCTCCCCCCTGTTCGTGATCTCACTGTTACTACCATTGCCGATGTTCTGTCCTGTGACCCCTTC GATTGGGGAAATGCGTGGATTAAGGGCCATGTTGAGGTTGCTTGGCCTTGTGCTCGCTCTTGGCATATGGCATGTCCCCATTGTTATGAACTCTATGATTATGCTACAACCCTTGGAACTCTATGTCTTTCTTGTGGCCTGGGAATATATGCTTTCCCTAG AGCATGGATTAGGCTTACTGTTCATGATGATACTGGGTATGTGAATGTTATTGCGCTGGGCGCTGAAGCTGAGAGGCTAATTGGTGTTAGTGCCGTTTACATGTATGCGTCTACTGATGATGAG AATTTTGCGTTGTACTGCCGTGTGTCTCGGCAAATTAAACGCTCAAAGCTCTTGCTCTACATTAAGCGTTCTACTGATGTGATCAGAACAGAGACCACAACTAGATACACTGTTGTTGCCTGCTACCCAGCTTAG